The stretch of DNA TGAAAAATTCATAAGTTGACCAAGATACTCTAATGGAATTTGACCAAATGAggcttatttttcaacatagtccctgTTACTGTCctcacacttcttccatcagtgttgcatTGGTGGAGAAGCTTTCATGCTGTTGGTCaaaacagcagatatgacatcactgcaatactggttcccagccaagatTTTTTTCACGTTGAGGAAtagatgataatcagatggggccaaatcaggagaatagagaGGGTGATCAACCAATTCAATGCCATAGTCACATTGAAACCAAAAATTTGTGTACtgaagcattgtcctgatgaaacaagatcaAGACCACTTTCATCAGTTTTCTTGGGCATTtagtcttgatagccttttgtaactgcctcaacaAGTTAGCATAATAGTTTCCATTGATGGTGAGATTCTTTTGAAGAATAAACAGTGCCTTTTGCATCCTAAATAACTGAGGCCATCGTCTTTCTGCAGAGGCAAACCTTTTTTGCCTCAGGTGAGGaggagtgtttccactgcatggattgcctTTTTTGTCTCTAGTTCAAAGTGATGAAGCTAACACTCCTGGGTTATGAAAATTTctaggaaaccagctggatcttagtgtcagattttcccatgatgtgatTAGCCTGGTGCATCAGATGATGTGGCGcccactgagcagaaaccttcatcatgccaagttcattgtgtagaatattttCAACTCTCTTGTGgcatatgctaatagcattgactATTTGGTTTATAGTCAATTGTCTGTCACCCATCACCATGTAGTGAACACaaatgttttcctcggtggtgaCTATTGTAGAATGTCCAGACCATAAGTCATCTTCTAGAttcccttcccctcctaaattcagctgctcacTTTTGCATTGTTGATCAAGCTTGAACATAATGTGGCAACCATGGGGGCAAAATCCTTCTTcagcaggtacttgataacaccatgatACCAAATTTTCCAGAGAAGTCGCTACTGGTTACTCTTAAAGTTTTCTTTGAAGAGTCGTGTTAGTTGCCttgaaacaatgcagttattaaggagattgaaattaatgcatgcaagatttcatgGCTCTAGCATCATTCTTTCATAGTCaccctatgaacttttcagtcttGCCTTATATCCCTTTCAGACTCAGATTATACAATGTTTGTTGATAGTCAACAAAGGCAAAACAGTTGTCTGGAATTAATACAAGTGTAAGATTTTCTCTCATATTACTCAATTTTTTAAGCTGAGTACCTTCTAGTTTGTTCTCTCTAGAgtatttttacttgctgttcaGCCTCAAAAAAGAGTGATATGTATTCTGGATACATTACAAAAATGGTTTGAACATCTTTACCTATGGGTCTATCCAATCATAAGACAGAGTTTGTTTgcaggagatttgactgttagtTTTAGAACTTGGTCAGTTTATACTGATTGCAATACAAGACTGATTTTGcacaaaatcttccaccaaactttagtcacaatttgtgttcctaactaaattattttattaaattctttgttattttaaaatttattgaaagaaacacagagcatatcaacagaaatatggtaacaaaagggtgaaGTTGATAAAGAGATGATAAACTTGTCTTACTATGAAGACTTGCTATGCTAAGGTTCAATAATGCAGCTAATGAATTTTATGTAAAactcttattttcactgtcttGTTTTTTCGCTATACTATGACCATATTTGTTCTTTCTTCAGCAATGGAAGAAGTTTGGATCTGCTGAAAGTGATCCACCAGGTCCTAACCCTGCAAACACGATTATTTCTGAAGACATATTCATGTCATTTTTGAACAGTAAAGAGGTATGTAACCCATTGTCTACTTACAGAATATACTAATTGTATTGCATTTTATTAGTTCTTCAATATTCTTGTCAGAGAATACCTTCTTAAGACTTTAGATTTTAAACTAGCCCTATCCAGTTCAAAcgttctgcctgttttatgttcgagCTGGCAAGACGCAGCCTCTCACActctaccatgtcattctaaaagtaaacaatgacCTTTTCGAAATctttatgagataatgcatgatcagtTCAGAACGGTGTGAATAAAATGAGCTTTGCATTTGGCagtaatctgaatggtaaagtGTTAATATGaaaattcctttgaaaacaaTGTGTTAATTTTTTTGTACAGAAATAACAGAATTGTATATGACTTTCTCAACTTTTTGACAAATAgtactttctaaatattttcagcACCAAATTGAAACAGACGATGACCCACTTCTGAaaataaaatctcagaaaattgtTACTTGTCGTATTTGTAAAGGAGACCATTGGACTACTAGGTGTCCTTATAAGGACACTCTACAACCATTACAAGATAATCTcaaggaaggagagaagaaacAAGATGCAACAACTCCTGGTAGTGTTGCTGGTTCATTGGCATCAAAATCTGGCAAATATGTACCACCAAGTTTGCGTGATGGTGCCAACAAAGGACGAGGAGAATCAATGAACAATAGCAAACGAggtaaatatattgttttagtaTTTTCCTGGTGAAcctcaaatattttaaagaatgtttGTTGTTTACTTGAGCATTTGTATATAGCATTTCAATTGTGTACATAGCTGCCTCTGTTTTATGCATAACATCatgatttaacatttgttttctttgctggcataagttggatgatttgataggagctggcaagccagaggactacgCCAGGCtctagtgtctgctttggcatagtttctatggctagatagcTTTcatgatgccaaccactttgcagaatgtactgagtgctttttatgtggtactgatGAGGTCATCAAGACAAAGGGCCTCTCAGCTGAGAGGGGGCGTAGTATTGAAGGAGATAGTTTTGTACCTGGTGACGAAAGGTTGTAGAGAAGGCAcatgaagaaagaagagagatgataAACAGTGTTGGGTTGCAGAAGCCAGAGTTGGGGGCAAGTGTAAGTATATTGGTTCATTGGGTGGGGGTTAGTGTAATGTGTGGGTGGAGAGCACATAATGCACAATGCTTCCAGAACTCTGGTTTTGCTGAGGTGGTCAGGTCTTTGcaagaacctcatatcaccagacatctcagCCCATCGTCATCTCCTGTGAGGCTCAAAcatcatcattaaatgtccacttttctatgtttgtgtgggtCACATGTGATTTGTTGAGGCAcatttttctacagccagatgctcttcttgttgccaatcctcacttgtttcccagcaaagtaatatttcccatcTCCTGACATGTTGGATTACAGAAGACTGGAGACAtctcttgtatgacagtgatgttcaTCTCCAACTGTTACATGATGTTGAGacaagaatacacacaaacacatacatggcagttttctttcagtttctgcctaccatatccattcacaaggctttgattggcccgaagctatagtggacacttgcccaaggtgccatacagtaggactgaacccaagaccacatggttaggaagcaagcttcttaaccacacacagccgtattcttaattttatatatatatatatatatatatatataatatatatatatgtgtgtgtgtgtgtctacttttCTATGATTGTATGAGTCAGATagtttattgaagcaaattttttatcaGTGGAGACCCTTCTGGGcaccaactctcacttgtttcctaGCAAGGTAATATTCTCCCATTGGCTAACGTGTTTATGCAGAATATTGGAactgaatgacactgcttatgtgactgacattcatttacagcaactaaatgatgtcaagacaaggaggtacatccacactcactcacacacacatatgatagggttctttcagttttcgtctaccaaatccactcaaggctttggttggctcaggctTAATGAGagtaaacctgaaaccatgtggttgggcatcAAATTTCTCAACCTTAATGTCTTATATTCATTGTGCGTCTtgtatttccatgctggcatggattggatgaataCTAATTGATGGGGTTGTACTTTGTAGCCATATGCCCTTCCTTAAGGAAGGGATTTTTATTCTGTTGGGCTTGAAAAGTATAGAGCTACATGTGACATTGTTTGTAgggaatataaacatttatacacacacaaacatatgtggcatgtaaatagcacccactacactcttagggtggttggcattaggaaagacatccaactgtagaaaccatgccaaaccagattgGAACCTAGTGTGGCTCCCCAATTCATCAGTTTttcagtcaaacccatgccagcatggaaagcggatgttaaagaATGATGACCGTTTGCTTAGATAAAGCTTGTCATCAAAATTAAATGCTTCAGTATTTATGATCATATAATTATACTGATTCACACATAAAGGTATAATTTTAGATCATGTAGTTGTAATTTCACAGGGTAAAATGCTTCTTTGACAGAAGATATATCTTTAGGTGAAGCACTTACTTTTCCTAGCCTAATACTTCAGGTTTACATTAGAGATCGATATgtctataattttgaaatattaggATATCGATTGGTCAGCAAGAAATGTTTATATCAgtagtttatgtaaatatattgtattgTCTCACTATTGATCTCTTTGTTCAGATGACTTTGCAACAATCCGTGTGACGAATCTCTCTGAGGATACTCGTGAAGCTGATTTACAAGAGCTATTCCGACCCTTTGGAACTATTCACAGAATATATTTGGCTAAAGATAAAAACACATGCCAATCGAAAGTgagattttctttgtttttcttctctttttaattCTGCTAACTTTTATGTGCATGTCTGTTAAAATTGAAAATCAAGTTAAAACCTTAAAACATGTTAGAAGCTAATAGAATTGATTGATTTATGATTTTTTGATTATAACAGTTAACTGTGCTACTACTAAAACTATTCATGGGAGGCATAAATATACAGCTGTGTAACACAGTAAACCCATATTGAGTAGTTGTATTGTGACGTACATATTTCAATGCGCATTTCATAGATATTGAAACTTGGTAGCTTTAATACTTTCCATACACATTTTATATCAGAAACtaagtaatgaaaaaaaaatcatgtttt from Octopus sinensis linkage group LG2, ASM634580v1, whole genome shotgun sequence encodes:
- the LOC115231752 gene encoding eukaryotic translation initiation factor 3 subunit G isoform X2 codes for the protein MAGKLSWAEQVEHEDEIPLVPGESGEASIEEKDGLKKITEVNWSEDLGKHIKVVKSYRVETKKLTKSIARRKQWKKFGSAESDPPGPNPANTIISEDIFMSFLNSKEHQIETDDDPLLKIKSQKIVTCRICKGDHWTTRCPYKDTLQPLQDNLKEGEKKQDATTPGSVAGSLASKSGKYVPPSLRDGANKGRGESMNNSKRDDFATIRVTNLSEDTREADLQELFRPFGTIHRIYLAKDKNTCQSKGFAFINFHRREDAARAILGVSGYGYDHLILNVEWAKPSVTS
- the LOC115231752 gene encoding eukaryotic translation initiation factor 3 subunit G isoform X1; its protein translation is MAGKLSWAEQVEHEDNEDEIPLVPGESGEASIEEKDGLKKITEVNWSEDLGKHIKVVKSYRVETKKLTKSIARRKQWKKFGSAESDPPGPNPANTIISEDIFMSFLNSKEHQIETDDDPLLKIKSQKIVTCRICKGDHWTTRCPYKDTLQPLQDNLKEGEKKQDATTPGSVAGSLASKSGKYVPPSLRDGANKGRGESMNNSKRDDFATIRVTNLSEDTREADLQELFRPFGTIHRIYLAKDKNTCQSKGFAFINFHRREDAARAILGVSGYGYDHLILNVEWAKPSVTS